The Clostridium sp. DL-VIII DNA window GATAATACATTAGATTCTTTTAAGGCTTCTTCTCCTGAGAATAACATTCTGCCTAAGAAACCTCTAATATAACTTTCAGATTTTTCTTCAGAATATTGTCTAAGCCAATCTACTAAAGAAAGATGACAATCATCAAAGTATTTTGAATTATCAGCAGGGAAGTAAGCTGTAGTTATAGTTATTCCCCATTTAAATTCTCCACTATCTGGCTCTATTTCTCCTGATAAAATTTTAAATAGTGTAGTTACAGCTATTTCATTACCAATAAGAGCAATTTTATCTCCTTTGTTAGCCATAAAACTTACATTGTCTAAAACTTTAACTCCATCAATAGTCTTAGATAAATCTTTAACCATTAAGATGTCATTACCAACTTCTCTTTCAGGTTTGAATCCTACAAAAGGATATTTTCTGCTTGATGGTTGTATATCATCTAAGGTGATTTTATCTAATAATTTTTTACGAGAAGTAGCTTGCTTAGATTTAGAGGCATTAGCGCTAAATCTTGCGATAAAGTCCTGCAATTCTTTAATCTTCTCTTCTTTCTTTTTGTTTTGGTCTTTTGACATTTGAAGAGCTAATTGGCTTGATTCATACCAGAAATCATAGTTACCAACATAAACCTTGATTTTTCCAAAGTCAACATCAGCCATTTGAGTACAAACTGAATTTAAGAAGTGTCTATCATGGGACACAACTATAACAATTCCATCAAAATTACCTAAAAAGTCTTCTAACCAGTTTACGGCTTTTAAATCTAAGCCGTTTGTAGGTTCGTCTAGAATTAATATTCCAGGATTACCAAATAAGGCTTGAGCTAAAAGAACTTTAATTTTTTCTCCACCAGTTAATTCTGATACATTCTTAAAATGAAGTTCAGTTCCTATTCCAAGTCCTTGTAAAAGTGAAGATGCTTCAGATTCTGCTTCCCAACCATTAAGTTCGGCAAATTCTCCTTCTAGTTCAGAAGCTTTAATTCCATCTTCATCAGAAAAATCAGGTTTAGCATATATAGCATCTTTTTCTTTCATTATTTGATATAATCGTTCATTCCCCATTATTACAGTTTCTAAAACTTGAAAATCATCATATTTATAATGATCTTGTTTTAAAACTGACATTCTTGTATTTGAATCAATTATAACTTCACCAGTATTAGGTTCAATTTCACCTGAAAGTATTTTTAGAAAAGTACTCTTTCCAGCTCCATTAGCTCCAATAACTCCATAACAATTTCCAGGAGTAAATTTAAGGTTGACATCCTCAAAAAGTTTACGTCCACCAAATCTTAGACTAACATTTGATACGTTTATCAATCTTTTTCTACCTCATTTCTTTTAGTTTGTAATTATTATAATACAATGCATAATTAAGGAGAGAACTTATAAAAATAAGCTTTTGTTATCAAAAGTATTTTCTCCTTAATTATGCATTGTATAAGTAGGTTCGCTCCATGTTGCTTATTATATCATACAATTAATAAATTTTACATTTATAAGTATTACTATAAAATAAAAATTTTGTATTAATACTTATAAATGTATTATTTAGAGTTATTTGAATGATTAAAACATTCATCTATTATTTTTTCACTCATACGTCTATAGAGATTACTCATGCTAACATATGCGCAAATGAGTAAGAATTTTTCTTCATAGTCACCTAAAATATTATTCTCATTATTTATTATTTGTTTTATATTGTCATATATTTCATTAGAAGAAGAGTCTAGGTCTTTTAAGTTTAAGTCATATATATCAAGAAAAGATTGATATAAATCATATAATGGATAATCTTGATCATTTTCAAACGAATCAACTATAGGTGTTAAAATTGTCTTTATATCAGTTAACGATAACGCACCTTTTAGATTATAGATTAAGCTCATTAAAATTAGATGATTTTTAGTATACTTTTTATTTTTAATTTTCATTAATAAATTGCCTTTAGCATAATTATTAATCATGGTTTTAGTAAGAACTTTATCATCATCATTTCTTTTAGTATAGTTTAACTTACTTTCAAATAGCTGCATTACTTGATCCATATACAAATCAATTTCTGGGAAATCATCTAAACTAATATTCTTTGATGATTTTTGAGAATTTATATAGTTTTCAATATTAAAGTCATTCATAAGATTTCACTCCTTACATAGTAATAAAAACTATGTTTTCTACTTATAATTTCAATATTAATGGAATAAGGTAGATAATTCAAGCATTTATGGGTAAAATACTAATAAGAAGTGAAAATTAAAGAAAAATAACTTTTGCAATATTGATGTAGTTATGGAATAATTACTTATATATCATGATGTAGTTATTAAAACTACATGTAAAATAAGTGGGAGGTTGAAATGGAGAAATATTTAAGAGAACCTATTAATGGATTAACTCATTTTATTGGCGCAGTATTATCACTTTTTGCTTTGATTGCTATGTTGGTTAAGGTGTATGAGAACGAAGGATCTCCTGTTACCTTAGGATCAGTATTGTTTTTTGGTGTAAGCATGATTTTATTATATAGTGCATCAGCTACGTACCATTCAGTTATAGCTAATGACAAGGTAATAAAAATGCTAAAGAGATTAGATCATTCAATGATATTTATTTTAATTACAGGATCGTATGCTCCATTTTGCCTAGTTGCATTGAGTGGTAAAGTAGGATTTAATTTATTTATGGCAGTAACAATATGTGCAGTGGTAGGTATAGCATTTAAGTTATGCTGGGTAACTTGTCCAAGATGGCTAAGCAGCACAATGTATATAGGCATTGGATGGTTTGCAATTATTGTTATATACCCAATGGCTCAGGTACTACCTATAGCAGGTTTAATATGGTTAGTAGCTGGAGGCTTAATGTACACAATAGGTGGAGTAATATATGCATTAAAATCTGATAAAATAAGAATATGGTTATTTGGAAGACATGAGATATTTCATGTGTTTATTATGCTGGGAACACTTTGCCATTTTATTTGTGTATTTGCATATATTCTTTAGAAATAAAAAATAAAGATGAAATTTCATATTTTCTTTAATTAGAGAATAAAAATATATGAAGGACTAAAAGATCAATAGTTGTATCTTTTAGTTCTTTTTATGTAATCCTAAGAAAATAAGCATTAAACTCACTTGATAAGATATATTAGGTATAGTAAGATAAAACATAAGAAATAAATATGCTTTTGAGGAGATGTAGAAATGGGCTTTCGTCAAAAATTAAAAGATGCAAAAAGAATAGTAATAAAGGTAGGAACATCAACATTAACTTATGAGAATGGGAATATCAATTTATGTAGAATTGAAAAATTAACAAGAATTCTTTCTGATATAGTTAATTCAGGAAAACAAGTTACTCTTGTGACATCAGGAGCGATTGGTGTTGGTGTAAATAAGTTAAAATTGAAAGAAAAGCCCGAAAGCATAAGAGAGAAACAAGCAGTAGCAGCAGTAGGACAATGCGAGCTTATGCATATATATAGTAAATTTTTTGGTGAATATAGTCACATAGTAGGTCAAGTTCTTCTTACAAGAGATGTGGTAGAAGATGATCATATTAGGGAAAATGTATGTAACACATTTGAAACATTATTGGAGAAAAATATAATTCCAATAGTAAATGAAAATGATACAGTCTCTATAGATGAAATAGAAAATATAGTGAGATTTGGTGATAATGATAATTTGTCAGCAATAGTATCATGTTTAGTTAATGCTGATTTATTAATAATATTATCTGATATAGATGGATTCTATGATTCAGATCCAAGAAATAATGATAATGCAAAGTTATTAAGTGAGATTCATAAAATAACTCCAGAGTTAGAGGAATGTGCTGGAGGAGCTGGTTCAAACTTAGGTACTGGCGGAATGATTACAAAGTTAACAGCTGCTAAGACAGCTACACAATCAGGTGTAGATATGGTTTTAGCTAATGGCAGTGAACCAGGTATAATATTAGATATTTTAAATGGTGAAGAAATAGGAACGTTATTTATATCTCAAATAAAAAAATAGGGGGCCGAAAAATGAGCGAATTAATAATGATGGGGCAAAAAGCAAAAAATGCATCTTATGAATTAGGCGTTGCATCAACAAAAGAGAAAGATGATGCATTAATATTCATGGCAGATGAACTGCTTAAGGCAAAAGAAGAAATAATTAAAGCTAATAAGATAGACTTAGATGCTGCAGAAGCTAAAGGAATGTCAAAAGCTATGCTTGATAGATTGGCATTAAATTATGAAAGAATTGAAGGTATGGCAGATGGTTTAAAGGACGTTGTTAAGCTTCAAGATCCAGTGGGAGAAGTTATTTCAATGTGGCAAAGACCAAATGGATTGCAAATAGGTCAAAAAAGAGTTCCTCTTGGGGTTATTGGAATAATTTACGAAGCTAGGCCTAATGTAACTTGCGATGCTGCAGGACTTTGTCTAAAAACAGGAAATGCAGTTATATTAAGAGGTGGCAGTGAAGCAATTAATTCTAATAAGGCTGTAGTGGCTGCGTTAACTAAAGGAATTCAAAGATCTGGGTTACCTGAAGGCTGTGTTCAACTTGTTGAAGATACTAGTAGAGAAATTGTAAATGAAATGATGAAGTTAAATGAATTCATAGATGTTCTTATTCCAAGG harbors:
- the proB gene encoding glutamate 5-kinase; this encodes MGFRQKLKDAKRIVIKVGTSTLTYENGNINLCRIEKLTRILSDIVNSGKQVTLVTSGAIGVGVNKLKLKEKPESIREKQAVAAVGQCELMHIYSKFFGEYSHIVGQVLLTRDVVEDDHIRENVCNTFETLLEKNIIPIVNENDTVSIDEIENIVRFGDNDNLSAIVSCLVNADLLIILSDIDGFYDSDPRNNDNAKLLSEIHKITPELEECAGGAGSNLGTGGMITKLTAAKTATQSGVDMVLANGSEPGIILDILNGEEIGTLFISQIKK
- a CDS encoding ATP-binding cassette domain-containing protein — its product is MINVSNVSLRFGGRKLFEDVNLKFTPGNCYGVIGANGAGKSTFLKILSGEIEPNTGEVIIDSNTRMSVLKQDHYKYDDFQVLETVIMGNERLYQIMKEKDAIYAKPDFSDEDGIKASELEGEFAELNGWEAESEASSLLQGLGIGTELHFKNVSELTGGEKIKVLLAQALFGNPGILILDEPTNGLDLKAVNWLEDFLGNFDGIVIVVSHDRHFLNSVCTQMADVDFGKIKVYVGNYDFWYESSQLALQMSKDQNKKKEEKIKELQDFIARFSANASKSKQATSRKKLLDKITLDDIQPSSRKYPFVGFKPEREVGNDILMVKDLSKTIDGVKVLDNVSFMANKGDKIALIGNEIAVTTLFKILSGEIEPDSGEFKWGITITTAYFPADNSKYFDDCHLSLVDWLRQYSEEKSESYIRGFLGRMLFSGEEALKESNVLSGGEKVRCMLSKMMLSNANVLMLDQPTNHLDLESITAVNNGLKDFNSNILFASHDHQFVQTIANRIIDIKDDGSIVDRTMTFDEYLEFSNSNNK
- a CDS encoding DUF1836 domain-containing protein, with translation MNDFNIENYINSQKSSKNISLDDFPEIDLYMDQVMQLFESKLNYTKRNDDDKVLTKTMINNYAKGNLLMKIKNKKYTKNHLILMSLIYNLKGALSLTDIKTILTPIVDSFENDQDYPLYDLYQSFLDIYDLNLKDLDSSSNEIYDNIKQIINNENNILGDYEEKFLLICAYVSMSNLYRRMSEKIIDECFNHSNNSK
- a CDS encoding hemolysin III family protein — its product is MEKYLREPINGLTHFIGAVLSLFALIAMLVKVYENEGSPVTLGSVLFFGVSMILLYSASATYHSVIANDKVIKMLKRLDHSMIFILITGSYAPFCLVALSGKVGFNLFMAVTICAVVGIAFKLCWVTCPRWLSSTMYIGIGWFAIIVIYPMAQVLPIAGLIWLVAGGLMYTIGGVIYALKSDKIRIWLFGRHEIFHVFIMLGTLCHFICVFAYIL